In Synechococcus sp. KORDI-52, one genomic interval encodes:
- a CDS encoding sensor histidine kinase KdpD codes for MQLTDRFLDFSDQQLADLTAQEGIQHLGLYVSSPPNQPGPPLLLLRQWSANERSLPPADADPNLRLPHQNRRWYPLQDAGLILGALRADLDPQRSWTLALDQRMRRSAAAISHALGRDLECLQLRQELNQNNDQLRTLVHQLRNPLAALRTYAQLLLRRLEADSSHRSLVEGMLSEQRQLGQYIDVLDGLGQHRLPQQEPLGPTLLPPGPANGTATMQTLLLPLLERAEATASLQGRPWQGPQQWPQWIDQPAQDGTIAEIVANLLENAFRYSPAGCTVGLCLLPDGLCVWDNGPPIPLEERDLIFERGARGSTGQERAGTGLGLALARSLAEQQGRKLKLCVEPSTIAPDLPALGNAFVLSWLAGARPNPAT; via the coding sequence ATGCAGCTCACCGATCGATTCCTCGACTTCAGTGATCAACAGCTGGCTGATCTGACCGCCCAGGAAGGCATTCAGCACTTGGGGCTGTACGTCAGTTCACCACCCAATCAGCCAGGCCCGCCCTTGCTGCTCCTCCGGCAGTGGTCTGCCAATGAACGCTCTCTTCCCCCTGCCGACGCCGACCCGAACCTGCGCCTGCCGCACCAGAATCGGCGCTGGTATCCCCTGCAGGATGCAGGACTGATCCTGGGGGCCCTGCGCGCCGACCTGGATCCGCAACGAAGCTGGACGCTGGCCCTGGACCAACGGATGCGGCGCAGCGCCGCCGCGATCAGCCACGCCCTCGGGCGAGATCTGGAATGCCTGCAACTCCGCCAGGAACTCAACCAAAACAACGATCAACTGCGCACCCTCGTTCACCAGTTGCGCAATCCACTGGCGGCCCTGCGCACCTACGCCCAGCTGCTGCTGCGGCGCCTCGAAGCCGACAGCTCCCACCGTTCTCTCGTGGAGGGGATGCTCTCGGAGCAACGCCAACTCGGCCAGTACATCGATGTGCTCGATGGGCTCGGGCAGCACCGTCTCCCCCAGCAGGAACCCCTTGGTCCCACCCTTCTGCCCCCCGGGCCAGCCAACGGCACGGCGACCATGCAAACCCTGCTGCTGCCCCTGCTGGAGCGGGCAGAAGCGACGGCAAGCCTGCAGGGCCGCCCCTGGCAGGGGCCGCAGCAATGGCCCCAGTGGATTGATCAGCCGGCCCAGGACGGAACGATCGCAGAAATCGTCGCCAACCTTCTTGAAAATGCATTTCGCTACAGCCCAGCGGGTTGCACCGTGGGCCTTTGCCTGTTGCCTGATGGGCTCTGCGTCTGGGACAACGGGCCGCCGATCCCCCTGGAGGAGCGCGATCTGATTTTCGAACGGGGAGCGCGAGGGTCCACCGGACAAGAGCGGGCGGGCACCGGCCTTGGTCTCGCCCTTGCACGCTCCCTGGCGGAGCAGCAGGGCCGCAAGCTCAAGCTCTGCGTGGAGCCTTCCACGATCGCTCCGGATCTGCCCGCTCTGGGCAATGCGTTCGTGCTCAGCTGGCTGGCAGGAGCAAGGCCAAACCCAGCAACGTGA
- the purH gene encoding bifunctional phosphoribosylaminoimidazolecarboxamide formyltransferase/IMP cyclohydrolase, with translation MAPVALLSVSDKSGLVPLAEALHRTHGYQLLSSGGTAKVLEQAGLPVTRVSEHTGAPEILGGRVKTLHPRVHGGILAKRSDASHQADLGQQNISPIDVVVVNLYPFRETIARPDVSWDQAIENIDIGGPAMVRAAAKNHADVAVLTSPDQYDRLLTAMTESGGSVPPELRRQLALEAFQHTASYDTAISRWMAEQNAADDSPWLEAVPLRQTLRYGENPHQKARWFSHPKQGWGGAIQLQGKELSTNNLLDLEAALATVREFGYGADGSAPALQPAAVVVKHTNPCGVAIGASLPAALTRALDADRVSAFGGIIAMNGVVEATAARELTSLFLECVVAPGFTPEAREVLAAKANLRLLELAPQAIDLAGPDHVRSILGGVLVQDLDDQAITPADWSVASQRPPAPQEKLDLEFAWRLVRHVRSNAIVVAKDGQSLGVGAGQMNRVGSARIALEAAGEKAQGAVLASDGFFPFDDTVRLAASHGITAVIHPGGSMRDGDSIKACDELGLAMQLTGRRHFLH, from the coding sequence ATGGCTCCTGTCGCTCTGTTGAGTGTTTCCGACAAGTCCGGGCTGGTGCCCCTGGCGGAGGCCCTGCATCGGACCCACGGCTATCAGTTGCTTTCCAGTGGAGGCACGGCCAAGGTGCTCGAGCAGGCCGGCCTTCCAGTGACCCGTGTGTCGGAGCACACCGGTGCCCCCGAAATTCTTGGCGGTCGTGTGAAAACGCTCCACCCAAGGGTGCACGGCGGAATTCTGGCCAAGCGCAGTGACGCGTCCCACCAGGCTGATCTTGGGCAGCAGAACATTTCCCCCATCGATGTGGTGGTGGTCAACCTTTATCCCTTCCGCGAAACGATTGCACGGCCCGACGTCAGCTGGGATCAGGCGATCGAGAACATCGACATTGGTGGCCCCGCCATGGTGCGGGCGGCCGCTAAAAACCATGCCGATGTGGCTGTTCTCACCAGCCCTGATCAATACGACCGTCTGTTGACCGCCATGACCGAGTCGGGCGGGAGCGTGCCTCCGGAGTTGCGGCGTCAACTGGCCCTCGAAGCGTTCCAGCACACCGCGTCGTACGACACCGCGATCAGCCGCTGGATGGCGGAGCAAAACGCCGCGGACGACAGCCCCTGGTTGGAGGCGGTGCCGCTGCGGCAGACCCTTCGCTACGGCGAAAATCCCCACCAAAAAGCGCGCTGGTTCAGCCACCCCAAACAGGGTTGGGGTGGCGCCATTCAGCTGCAGGGCAAGGAGCTGAGCACCAACAACCTTCTGGATCTCGAGGCAGCCCTCGCCACGGTGCGGGAGTTCGGCTACGGAGCCGACGGCTCCGCTCCGGCGTTGCAACCCGCGGCCGTGGTCGTCAAGCACACCAATCCCTGTGGTGTGGCGATCGGAGCCTCGCTGCCTGCAGCACTGACGCGGGCCCTGGATGCGGATCGGGTGAGTGCCTTCGGCGGCATCATCGCCATGAACGGTGTGGTGGAAGCCACGGCGGCCCGTGAGCTCACCAGCCTGTTCCTGGAATGTGTCGTGGCACCGGGCTTCACGCCCGAGGCGCGGGAGGTGCTAGCGGCCAAAGCCAATCTGCGCCTGTTGGAGCTGGCTCCCCAGGCCATTGATCTGGCCGGCCCCGATCATGTGCGCAGCATCCTGGGTGGTGTTCTTGTTCAGGATCTCGACGACCAGGCGATCACGCCGGCCGACTGGAGCGTGGCCAGCCAGCGCCCGCCCGCACCGCAGGAAAAGCTGGATCTGGAATTTGCCTGGCGTTTGGTGCGTCACGTTCGCTCCAACGCCATCGTTGTGGCCAAGGATGGCCAGAGCCTCGGCGTGGGTGCTGGTCAGATGAATCGCGTGGGCTCAGCGCGGATTGCCCTGGAGGCTGCGGGTGAGAAAGCCCAGGGGGCCGTGCTGGCCAGTGATGGCTTCTTCCCGTTTGATGACACGGTGCGTCTGGCTGCCAGCCACGGCATCACCGCCGTGATTCATCCCGGCGGGAGCATGCGCGATGGCGATTCGATCAAAGCCTGCGACGAGCTCGGCCTGGCGATGCAGCTCACGGGCCGCCGCCATTTTCTGCACTGA
- a CDS encoding alpha/beta hydrolase, protein MDGRLVLLHGWGANGEDLKPLGDRLAGESSKTLDVVCLEAPERHPDQPEGRQWYGLFPAQWDAVPAAIERLKAQLQSLSSSDLGLERTVVFGFSQGGAMALEGGCALPIAGVISCSGYPHPNWARPQQHPAVLLMHGSDDPVVPFQAMQAIASQLQAERCQTIPFKNGHTIPDEMVQPILLFIERVLENV, encoded by the coding sequence ATGGATGGCCGGCTGGTGCTGCTCCACGGCTGGGGAGCCAATGGAGAGGATCTCAAGCCCCTGGGCGATCGCCTGGCTGGTGAGAGCTCAAAAACCCTCGATGTGGTGTGCCTAGAGGCCCCTGAACGCCATCCCGACCAACCGGAAGGACGCCAGTGGTATGGCCTGTTCCCAGCCCAGTGGGATGCCGTGCCCGCGGCCATTGAGCGCCTCAAGGCCCAACTTCAGAGCCTGAGCAGCTCAGACCTTGGACTCGAACGAACGGTGGTGTTCGGCTTTTCCCAGGGAGGTGCCATGGCTCTGGAGGGGGGCTGCGCCCTGCCCATCGCCGGAGTGATCAGTTGCAGCGGCTACCCGCACCCCAACTGGGCTCGTCCCCAGCAACATCCGGCAGTGTTGTTGATGCATGGGTCTGACGACCCCGTGGTTCCGTTCCAGGCCATGCAAGCGATCGCATCACAGCTGCAGGCCGAGAGATGCCAGACGATCCCATTCAAAAACGGCCACACCATCCCCGACGAGATGGTGCAGCCGATCCTGCTGTTTATCGAGCGTGTTCTGGAGAACGTCTGA
- the cobS gene encoding adenosylcobinamide-GDP ribazoletransferase produces the protein MRADCIHLAIPRIVPPWLSDLAGAWIFYTVLPAWPWPQPSFQRIARFAPWMGLLIGALQGLLWIGLSRLGWPPAACAPCVVALGIQLSGGLHHDGLIDTADGLGAPAERRLEAMKDSRVGASGVLALVMVLLVQVAALIQLGGQAPLGLCLAAFWARVGPLWAMARFDYLRADGTAAFHRDHARPFWDALPASLVVVLLAGWVALLPLLLGGVVAILVAQSLGRRLGGHTGDSYGAVLVLTEMITLLGLALLLPAS, from the coding sequence GTGAGGGCCGATTGCATCCATCTCGCCATTCCCCGGATCGTTCCGCCCTGGCTGTCTGATCTGGCGGGAGCCTGGATCTTTTACACAGTGCTGCCGGCATGGCCCTGGCCGCAGCCCTCGTTTCAGCGCATTGCCCGTTTCGCTCCCTGGATGGGACTGCTGATCGGTGCGTTACAGGGGCTGCTCTGGATCGGTCTCTCCAGGCTCGGTTGGCCTCCGGCTGCCTGTGCTCCCTGCGTGGTGGCCCTTGGCATCCAACTCAGTGGCGGGTTGCACCACGACGGCTTGATCGACACGGCGGATGGCCTCGGGGCGCCAGCGGAGCGGCGGCTGGAGGCGATGAAGGACAGTCGGGTGGGCGCCAGTGGCGTGCTGGCTCTTGTGATGGTGCTGCTCGTGCAGGTTGCGGCCTTGATCCAGCTGGGGGGGCAGGCCCCTCTGGGGCTCTGTCTGGCGGCCTTCTGGGCCCGGGTGGGGCCGCTCTGGGCCATGGCGCGTTTCGACTACCTCCGGGCCGATGGAACCGCCGCCTTTCATCGCGACCATGCCAGGCCGTTCTGGGATGCCTTGCCCGCCTCGCTGGTGGTGGTTCTGTTGGCAGGTTGGGTGGCACTCCTGCCCCTTCTCCTGGGGGGCGTGGTGGCGATCCTGGTGGCCCAGAGCCTCGGGCGACGCCTGGGGGGGCACACCGGCGACAGCTATGGAGCGGTTCTTGTGCTCACCGAGATGATCACGTTGCTGGGTTTGGCCTTGCTCCTGCCAGCCAGCTGA
- a CDS encoding DUF3155 domain-containing protein, with amino-acid sequence MSKKRKRISRRRLAGQRVLAHVPTHHLETGEYKPVTAARRYIAEGGLVPPALLHVRRNEHTTDRFFWGEKGLFSAQYAEENHFLFPSLRTIVDSIGEDKLFEGLELGADDWEEMEEYEYAFV; translated from the coding sequence ATGTCCAAGAAGCGCAAGCGCATCAGCCGTCGTCGTCTGGCAGGTCAGCGGGTTTTGGCGCATGTGCCAACCCATCACCTGGAAACCGGCGAGTACAAGCCTGTGACGGCCGCGCGGCGCTACATCGCCGAGGGCGGACTGGTGCCTCCGGCTCTGTTGCATGTGCGTCGCAATGAGCACACCACCGACCGCTTCTTCTGGGGTGAGAAGGGTCTATTTAGTGCTCAATACGCCGAGGAGAACCATTTCCTCTTCCCGTCACTGCGCACGATTGTTGATTCCATCGGTGAAGACAAGCTCTTTGAGGGCCTTGAGCTTGGCGCTGATGATTGGGAGGAAATGGAGGAATACGAATACGCCTTCGTTTGA